The following are encoded in a window of Primulina eburnea isolate SZY01 chromosome 4, ASM2296580v1, whole genome shotgun sequence genomic DNA:
- the LOC140828845 gene encoding probable sodium/metabolite cotransporter BASS5, chloroplastic isoform X3, translated as MSANIKLLHHHFHALYSFDTLRVRVRHTKIPACSTPMIYSQLSGICLSRSPIHPCCGCLIDLGGISRSLLVGKCVPDSLSPELSSNCSSESPQLLSNKEGSVITILRAANSFLPQVVIASTVLALIFPPSFKWFTNRYYAPALGFLMFAVGVNSSEKDFLEAFSRPTTILAGYVGQFVVKPLLGYLFGTISMTAFGLPTSLAAGIMLTSCVSGAQLSNYATFLTDPPMAPLSIVMTSLSTVTAVFVTPFLSLLLIGKKLPVDVRGMVSNIMQIVITPILTGLILNSAIRTFLPPLSVFVTALCVGAPLAINVVSVMSPHGLSVLLLVIAFHASAFISGFAFTGLVFHDSPDVKALQRTLSFETGMQSSLLALALANKFFLDPLVSIPPAISTVIMSLMGFSLVMLWAQRKETAVN; from the exons ATGAGCGCCAACATCAAGCTTCTGCATCACCATTTCCACGCCCTCTATTCCTTCGATACTCTCCGGGTCAGGGTCAGACACACAAAGATTCCCGCTTGTTCTACGCCGATGATTTACTCCCAACTTTCAG GGATATGTTTATCGAGGTCCCCAATTCATCCCTGCTGTGGATGTTTAA tTGATTTAGGTGGGATTTCTAGATCATTGTTGGTCGGAAAGTGTGTGCCGGATAGTTTATCACCAGAATTGTCTTCTAATTGTTCGTCGGAGTCTCCTCAG CTGCTTAGTAACAAAGAAGGTTCAGTAATAACCATTTTAAGGGCAGCAAATTCTTTCTTGCCTCAAGTGGTTATCGCAAGTACGGTTTTGGCTCTTATATTCCCACCTTCGTTCAAGTGGTTCACGAACAG GTATTATGCTCCAGCATTAGGCTTTTTGATGTTTGCAGTTGGGGTTAACTCGAGCGAGAAGGATTTTCTTGAAGCATTCAGCAGACCAACAACCATTCTTGCTGGCTATGTCGGACAGTTTGTTGTGAAACCCCTTCTCGGGTATCTTTTTGGCACAATCTCAATGACTGCATTTGGTCTTCCAACCTCCTTAG CCGCTGGGATCATGTTGACTTCTTGTGTGAGTGGAGCACAACTCTCCAATTACGCCACTTTTCTTACAGATCCACCAATGGCCCCACTTAGCATCGTCATGACATCTCTATCAACTGTTACTGCTGTTTTTGTTACCCCGTTCTTGTCCTTATTGCTTATCGGCAAAAAACTACCTGTTGATGTGAGGGGGATGGTTTCCAACATCATGCAAATTGTGATAACCCCGATTCTGACTGGCCTAATTTTGAATAG TGCAATTCGGACATTTTTGCCTCCACTTTCTGTTTTTGTGACTGCTCTTTGTGTCGGAGCTCCACTTGCTATCAATGTAGTGTCGGTCATGTCTCCTCATGGGCTTTCTGTGTTGCTGCTGGTGATTGCATTTCATGCATCAGCATTCATTTCCGGATTCGCTTTCACTGGTCTTGTTTTCCATGATTCTCCTGATGTAAAAGCTCTGCAAAGAACACTATCCTTTGAAACAG GCATGCAGAGCAGTCTTTTGGCCCTTGCACTTGCAAATAAATTTTTCCTAGATCCACTTGTCAGCATACCTCCTGCTATTTCT ACTGTAATAATGTCACTAATGGGATTTTCTCTCGTAATGCTGTGGGCTCAAAGGAAAGAAACTGCTGTCAATTGA
- the LOC140828845 gene encoding probable sodium/metabolite cotransporter BASS5, chloroplastic isoform X7: MFAVGVNSSEKDFLEAFSRPTTILAGYVGQFVVKPLLGYLFGTISMTAFGLPTSLAAGIMLTSCVSGAQLSNYATFLTDPPMAPLSIVMTSLSTVTAVFVTPFLSLLLIGKKLPVDVRGMVSNIMQIVITPILTGLILNRFFPRICSAIRTFLPPLSVFVTALCVGAPLAINVVSVMSPHGLSVLLLVIAFHASAFISGFAFTGLVFHDSPDVKALQRTLSFETGMQSSLLALALANKFFLDPLVSIPPAISTVIMSLMGFSLVMLWAQRKETAVN, from the exons ATGTTTGCAGTTGGGGTTAACTCGAGCGAGAAGGATTTTCTTGAAGCATTCAGCAGACCAACAACCATTCTTGCTGGCTATGTCGGACAGTTTGTTGTGAAACCCCTTCTCGGGTATCTTTTTGGCACAATCTCAATGACTGCATTTGGTCTTCCAACCTCCTTAG CCGCTGGGATCATGTTGACTTCTTGTGTGAGTGGAGCACAACTCTCCAATTACGCCACTTTTCTTACAGATCCACCAATGGCCCCACTTAGCATCGTCATGACATCTCTATCAACTGTTACTGCTGTTTTTGTTACCCCGTTCTTGTCCTTATTGCTTATCGGCAAAAAACTACCTGTTGATGTGAGGGGGATGGTTTCCAACATCATGCAAATTGTGATAACCCCGATTCTGACTGGCCTAATTTTGAATAG GTTCTTTCCCCGAATTTGTAGTGCAATTCGGACATTTTTGCCTCCACTTTCTGTTTTTGTGACTGCTCTTTGTGTCGGAGCTCCACTTGCTATCAATGTAGTGTCGGTCATGTCTCCTCATGGGCTTTCTGTGTTGCTGCTGGTGATTGCATTTCATGCATCAGCATTCATTTCCGGATTCGCTTTCACTGGTCTTGTTTTCCATGATTCTCCTGATGTAAAAGCTCTGCAAAGAACACTATCCTTTGAAACAG GCATGCAGAGCAGTCTTTTGGCCCTTGCACTTGCAAATAAATTTTTCCTAGATCCACTTGTCAGCATACCTCCTGCTATTTCT ACTGTAATAATGTCACTAATGGGATTTTCTCTCGTAATGCTGTGGGCTCAAAGGAAAGAAACTGCTGTCAATTGA
- the LOC140828845 gene encoding probable sodium/metabolite cotransporter BASS5, chloroplastic isoform X6: MFIEVPNSSLLWMFKYYAPALGFLMFAVGVNSSEKDFLEAFSRPTTILAGYVGQFVVKPLLGYLFGTISMTAFGLPTSLAAGIMLTSCVSGAQLSNYATFLTDPPMAPLSIVMTSLSTVTAVFVTPFLSLLLIGKKLPVDVRGMVSNIMQIVITPILTGLILNRFFPRICSAIRTFLPPLSVFVTALCVGAPLAINVVSVMSPHGLSVLLLVIAFHASAFISGFAFTGLVFHDSPDVKALQRTLSFETGMQSSLLALALANKFFLDPLVSIPPAISTVIMSLMGFSLVMLWAQRKETAVN; encoded by the exons ATGTTTATCGAGGTCCCCAATTCATCCCTGCTGTGGATGTTTAA GTATTATGCTCCAGCATTAGGCTTTTTGATGTTTGCAGTTGGGGTTAACTCGAGCGAGAAGGATTTTCTTGAAGCATTCAGCAGACCAACAACCATTCTTGCTGGCTATGTCGGACAGTTTGTTGTGAAACCCCTTCTCGGGTATCTTTTTGGCACAATCTCAATGACTGCATTTGGTCTTCCAACCTCCTTAG CCGCTGGGATCATGTTGACTTCTTGTGTGAGTGGAGCACAACTCTCCAATTACGCCACTTTTCTTACAGATCCACCAATGGCCCCACTTAGCATCGTCATGACATCTCTATCAACTGTTACTGCTGTTTTTGTTACCCCGTTCTTGTCCTTATTGCTTATCGGCAAAAAACTACCTGTTGATGTGAGGGGGATGGTTTCCAACATCATGCAAATTGTGATAACCCCGATTCTGACTGGCCTAATTTTGAATAG GTTCTTTCCCCGAATTTGTAGTGCAATTCGGACATTTTTGCCTCCACTTTCTGTTTTTGTGACTGCTCTTTGTGTCGGAGCTCCACTTGCTATCAATGTAGTGTCGGTCATGTCTCCTCATGGGCTTTCTGTGTTGCTGCTGGTGATTGCATTTCATGCATCAGCATTCATTTCCGGATTCGCTTTCACTGGTCTTGTTTTCCATGATTCTCCTGATGTAAAAGCTCTGCAAAGAACACTATCCTTTGAAACAG GCATGCAGAGCAGTCTTTTGGCCCTTGCACTTGCAAATAAATTTTTCCTAGATCCACTTGTCAGCATACCTCCTGCTATTTCT ACTGTAATAATGTCACTAATGGGATTTTCTCTCGTAATGCTGTGGGCTCAAAGGAAAGAAACTGCTGTCAATTGA
- the LOC140828845 gene encoding probable sodium/metabolite cotransporter BASS5, chloroplastic isoform X2, whose amino-acid sequence MSANIKLLHHHFHALYSFDTLRVRVRHTKIPACSTPMIYSQLSGICLSRSPIHPCCGCLSGISRSLLVGKCVPDSLSPELSSNCSSESPQLLSNKEGSVITILRAANSFLPQVVIASTVLALIFPPSFKWFTNRYYAPALGFLMFAVGVNSSEKDFLEAFSRPTTILAGYVGQFVVKPLLGYLFGTISMTAFGLPTSLAAGIMLTSCVSGAQLSNYATFLTDPPMAPLSIVMTSLSTVTAVFVTPFLSLLLIGKKLPVDVRGMVSNIMQIVITPILTGLILNRFFPRICSAIRTFLPPLSVFVTALCVGAPLAINVVSVMSPHGLSVLLLVIAFHASAFISGFAFTGLVFHDSPDVKALQRTLSFETGMQSSLLALALANKFFLDPLVSIPPAISTVIMSLMGFSLVMLWAQRKETAVN is encoded by the exons ATGAGCGCCAACATCAAGCTTCTGCATCACCATTTCCACGCCCTCTATTCCTTCGATACTCTCCGGGTCAGGGTCAGACACACAAAGATTCCCGCTTGTTCTACGCCGATGATTTACTCCCAACTTTCAG GGATATGTTTATCGAGGTCCCCAATTCATCCCTGCTGTGGATGTTTAA GTGGGATTTCTAGATCATTGTTGGTCGGAAAGTGTGTGCCGGATAGTTTATCACCAGAATTGTCTTCTAATTGTTCGTCGGAGTCTCCTCAG CTGCTTAGTAACAAAGAAGGTTCAGTAATAACCATTTTAAGGGCAGCAAATTCTTTCTTGCCTCAAGTGGTTATCGCAAGTACGGTTTTGGCTCTTATATTCCCACCTTCGTTCAAGTGGTTCACGAACAG GTATTATGCTCCAGCATTAGGCTTTTTGATGTTTGCAGTTGGGGTTAACTCGAGCGAGAAGGATTTTCTTGAAGCATTCAGCAGACCAACAACCATTCTTGCTGGCTATGTCGGACAGTTTGTTGTGAAACCCCTTCTCGGGTATCTTTTTGGCACAATCTCAATGACTGCATTTGGTCTTCCAACCTCCTTAG CCGCTGGGATCATGTTGACTTCTTGTGTGAGTGGAGCACAACTCTCCAATTACGCCACTTTTCTTACAGATCCACCAATGGCCCCACTTAGCATCGTCATGACATCTCTATCAACTGTTACTGCTGTTTTTGTTACCCCGTTCTTGTCCTTATTGCTTATCGGCAAAAAACTACCTGTTGATGTGAGGGGGATGGTTTCCAACATCATGCAAATTGTGATAACCCCGATTCTGACTGGCCTAATTTTGAATAG GTTCTTTCCCCGAATTTGTAGTGCAATTCGGACATTTTTGCCTCCACTTTCTGTTTTTGTGACTGCTCTTTGTGTCGGAGCTCCACTTGCTATCAATGTAGTGTCGGTCATGTCTCCTCATGGGCTTTCTGTGTTGCTGCTGGTGATTGCATTTCATGCATCAGCATTCATTTCCGGATTCGCTTTCACTGGTCTTGTTTTCCATGATTCTCCTGATGTAAAAGCTCTGCAAAGAACACTATCCTTTGAAACAG GCATGCAGAGCAGTCTTTTGGCCCTTGCACTTGCAAATAAATTTTTCCTAGATCCACTTGTCAGCATACCTCCTGCTATTTCT ACTGTAATAATGTCACTAATGGGATTTTCTCTCGTAATGCTGTGGGCTCAAAGGAAAGAAACTGCTGTCAATTGA
- the LOC140828845 gene encoding probable sodium/metabolite cotransporter BASS5, chloroplastic isoform X1, translated as MSANIKLLHHHFHALYSFDTLRVRVRHTKIPACSTPMIYSQLSGICLSRSPIHPCCGCLIDLGGISRSLLVGKCVPDSLSPELSSNCSSESPQLLSNKEGSVITILRAANSFLPQVVIASTVLALIFPPSFKWFTNRYYAPALGFLMFAVGVNSSEKDFLEAFSRPTTILAGYVGQFVVKPLLGYLFGTISMTAFGLPTSLAAGIMLTSCVSGAQLSNYATFLTDPPMAPLSIVMTSLSTVTAVFVTPFLSLLLIGKKLPVDVRGMVSNIMQIVITPILTGLILNRFFPRICSAIRTFLPPLSVFVTALCVGAPLAINVVSVMSPHGLSVLLLVIAFHASAFISGFAFTGLVFHDSPDVKALQRTLSFETGMQSSLLALALANKFFLDPLVSIPPAISTVIMSLMGFSLVMLWAQRKETAVN; from the exons ATGAGCGCCAACATCAAGCTTCTGCATCACCATTTCCACGCCCTCTATTCCTTCGATACTCTCCGGGTCAGGGTCAGACACACAAAGATTCCCGCTTGTTCTACGCCGATGATTTACTCCCAACTTTCAG GGATATGTTTATCGAGGTCCCCAATTCATCCCTGCTGTGGATGTTTAA tTGATTTAGGTGGGATTTCTAGATCATTGTTGGTCGGAAAGTGTGTGCCGGATAGTTTATCACCAGAATTGTCTTCTAATTGTTCGTCGGAGTCTCCTCAG CTGCTTAGTAACAAAGAAGGTTCAGTAATAACCATTTTAAGGGCAGCAAATTCTTTCTTGCCTCAAGTGGTTATCGCAAGTACGGTTTTGGCTCTTATATTCCCACCTTCGTTCAAGTGGTTCACGAACAG GTATTATGCTCCAGCATTAGGCTTTTTGATGTTTGCAGTTGGGGTTAACTCGAGCGAGAAGGATTTTCTTGAAGCATTCAGCAGACCAACAACCATTCTTGCTGGCTATGTCGGACAGTTTGTTGTGAAACCCCTTCTCGGGTATCTTTTTGGCACAATCTCAATGACTGCATTTGGTCTTCCAACCTCCTTAG CCGCTGGGATCATGTTGACTTCTTGTGTGAGTGGAGCACAACTCTCCAATTACGCCACTTTTCTTACAGATCCACCAATGGCCCCACTTAGCATCGTCATGACATCTCTATCAACTGTTACTGCTGTTTTTGTTACCCCGTTCTTGTCCTTATTGCTTATCGGCAAAAAACTACCTGTTGATGTGAGGGGGATGGTTTCCAACATCATGCAAATTGTGATAACCCCGATTCTGACTGGCCTAATTTTGAATAG GTTCTTTCCCCGAATTTGTAGTGCAATTCGGACATTTTTGCCTCCACTTTCTGTTTTTGTGACTGCTCTTTGTGTCGGAGCTCCACTTGCTATCAATGTAGTGTCGGTCATGTCTCCTCATGGGCTTTCTGTGTTGCTGCTGGTGATTGCATTTCATGCATCAGCATTCATTTCCGGATTCGCTTTCACTGGTCTTGTTTTCCATGATTCTCCTGATGTAAAAGCTCTGCAAAGAACACTATCCTTTGAAACAG GCATGCAGAGCAGTCTTTTGGCCCTTGCACTTGCAAATAAATTTTTCCTAGATCCACTTGTCAGCATACCTCCTGCTATTTCT ACTGTAATAATGTCACTAATGGGATTTTCTCTCGTAATGCTGTGGGCTCAAAGGAAAGAAACTGCTGTCAATTGA
- the LOC140828845 gene encoding probable sodium/metabolite cotransporter BASS5, chloroplastic isoform X4, which yields MSANIKLLHHHFHALYSFDTLRVRVRHTKIPACSTPMIYSQLSGGISRSLLVGKCVPDSLSPELSSNCSSESPQLLSNKEGSVITILRAANSFLPQVVIASTVLALIFPPSFKWFTNRYYAPALGFLMFAVGVNSSEKDFLEAFSRPTTILAGYVGQFVVKPLLGYLFGTISMTAFGLPTSLAAGIMLTSCVSGAQLSNYATFLTDPPMAPLSIVMTSLSTVTAVFVTPFLSLLLIGKKLPVDVRGMVSNIMQIVITPILTGLILNRFFPRICSAIRTFLPPLSVFVTALCVGAPLAINVVSVMSPHGLSVLLLVIAFHASAFISGFAFTGLVFHDSPDVKALQRTLSFETGMQSSLLALALANKFFLDPLVSIPPAISTVIMSLMGFSLVMLWAQRKETAVN from the exons ATGAGCGCCAACATCAAGCTTCTGCATCACCATTTCCACGCCCTCTATTCCTTCGATACTCTCCGGGTCAGGGTCAGACACACAAAGATTCCCGCTTGTTCTACGCCGATGATTTACTCCCAACTTTCAG GTGGGATTTCTAGATCATTGTTGGTCGGAAAGTGTGTGCCGGATAGTTTATCACCAGAATTGTCTTCTAATTGTTCGTCGGAGTCTCCTCAG CTGCTTAGTAACAAAGAAGGTTCAGTAATAACCATTTTAAGGGCAGCAAATTCTTTCTTGCCTCAAGTGGTTATCGCAAGTACGGTTTTGGCTCTTATATTCCCACCTTCGTTCAAGTGGTTCACGAACAG GTATTATGCTCCAGCATTAGGCTTTTTGATGTTTGCAGTTGGGGTTAACTCGAGCGAGAAGGATTTTCTTGAAGCATTCAGCAGACCAACAACCATTCTTGCTGGCTATGTCGGACAGTTTGTTGTGAAACCCCTTCTCGGGTATCTTTTTGGCACAATCTCAATGACTGCATTTGGTCTTCCAACCTCCTTAG CCGCTGGGATCATGTTGACTTCTTGTGTGAGTGGAGCACAACTCTCCAATTACGCCACTTTTCTTACAGATCCACCAATGGCCCCACTTAGCATCGTCATGACATCTCTATCAACTGTTACTGCTGTTTTTGTTACCCCGTTCTTGTCCTTATTGCTTATCGGCAAAAAACTACCTGTTGATGTGAGGGGGATGGTTTCCAACATCATGCAAATTGTGATAACCCCGATTCTGACTGGCCTAATTTTGAATAG GTTCTTTCCCCGAATTTGTAGTGCAATTCGGACATTTTTGCCTCCACTTTCTGTTTTTGTGACTGCTCTTTGTGTCGGAGCTCCACTTGCTATCAATGTAGTGTCGGTCATGTCTCCTCATGGGCTTTCTGTGTTGCTGCTGGTGATTGCATTTCATGCATCAGCATTCATTTCCGGATTCGCTTTCACTGGTCTTGTTTTCCATGATTCTCCTGATGTAAAAGCTCTGCAAAGAACACTATCCTTTGAAACAG GCATGCAGAGCAGTCTTTTGGCCCTTGCACTTGCAAATAAATTTTTCCTAGATCCACTTGTCAGCATACCTCCTGCTATTTCT ACTGTAATAATGTCACTAATGGGATTTTCTCTCGTAATGCTGTGGGCTCAAAGGAAAGAAACTGCTGTCAATTGA
- the LOC140828845 gene encoding probable sodium/metabolite cotransporter BASS5, chloroplastic isoform X5 — protein MFIEVPNSSLLWMFKLVGFLDHCWSESVCRIVYHQNCLLIVRRSLLRYYAPALGFLMFAVGVNSSEKDFLEAFSRPTTILAGYVGQFVVKPLLGYLFGTISMTAFGLPTSLAAGIMLTSCVSGAQLSNYATFLTDPPMAPLSIVMTSLSTVTAVFVTPFLSLLLIGKKLPVDVRGMVSNIMQIVITPILTGLILNRFFPRICSAIRTFLPPLSVFVTALCVGAPLAINVVSVMSPHGLSVLLLVIAFHASAFISGFAFTGLVFHDSPDVKALQRTLSFETGMQSSLLALALANKFFLDPLVSIPPAISTVIMSLMGFSLVMLWAQRKETAVN, from the exons ATGTTTATCGAGGTCCCCAATTCATCCCTGCTGTGGATGTTTAAGTta GTGGGATTTCTAGATCATTGTTGGTCGGAAAGTGTGTGCCGGATAGTTTATCACCAGAATTGTCTTCTAATTGTTCGTCGGAGTCTCCTCAG GTATTATGCTCCAGCATTAGGCTTTTTGATGTTTGCAGTTGGGGTTAACTCGAGCGAGAAGGATTTTCTTGAAGCATTCAGCAGACCAACAACCATTCTTGCTGGCTATGTCGGACAGTTTGTTGTGAAACCCCTTCTCGGGTATCTTTTTGGCACAATCTCAATGACTGCATTTGGTCTTCCAACCTCCTTAG CCGCTGGGATCATGTTGACTTCTTGTGTGAGTGGAGCACAACTCTCCAATTACGCCACTTTTCTTACAGATCCACCAATGGCCCCACTTAGCATCGTCATGACATCTCTATCAACTGTTACTGCTGTTTTTGTTACCCCGTTCTTGTCCTTATTGCTTATCGGCAAAAAACTACCTGTTGATGTGAGGGGGATGGTTTCCAACATCATGCAAATTGTGATAACCCCGATTCTGACTGGCCTAATTTTGAATAG GTTCTTTCCCCGAATTTGTAGTGCAATTCGGACATTTTTGCCTCCACTTTCTGTTTTTGTGACTGCTCTTTGTGTCGGAGCTCCACTTGCTATCAATGTAGTGTCGGTCATGTCTCCTCATGGGCTTTCTGTGTTGCTGCTGGTGATTGCATTTCATGCATCAGCATTCATTTCCGGATTCGCTTTCACTGGTCTTGTTTTCCATGATTCTCCTGATGTAAAAGCTCTGCAAAGAACACTATCCTTTGAAACAG GCATGCAGAGCAGTCTTTTGGCCCTTGCACTTGCAAATAAATTTTTCCTAGATCCACTTGTCAGCATACCTCCTGCTATTTCT ACTGTAATAATGTCACTAATGGGATTTTCTCTCGTAATGCTGTGGGCTCAAAGGAAAGAAACTGCTGTCAATTGA